One genomic segment of Streptomyces niveus includes these proteins:
- the trmB gene encoding tRNA (guanosine(46)-N7)-methyltransferase TrmB, which yields MFPEGTGPAADPAGSHFERRIRSFQPRRSRVTTGQADVLRRLWPSWGLDIDGQRVLDLDAMFGGLPVVLEIGFGMGEATARMAADDPDTGILAADVHTPGQGNLLRLAERNGLSNIRVANGDAIILLREMLPPGSLAGIRVYFPDPWPKKRHHKRRLIQPEFLDLVAPRLKPGAVLHCATDWEPYAEQMLDVLTAHPAYENTSPGTGYAPRPDFRPLTRFEGQGLEKGHAVRDLLFRRVADGAAAA from the coding sequence ATGTTCCCCGAGGGCACGGGGCCGGCCGCCGACCCCGCCGGATCGCACTTCGAGCGCCGTATCCGCAGCTTCCAGCCGCGCCGCAGCCGCGTGACGACCGGCCAGGCCGACGTCCTGCGGCGGCTCTGGCCGTCCTGGGGCCTGGACATCGACGGACAGCGCGTCCTCGATCTCGACGCCATGTTCGGCGGACTGCCGGTGGTCCTGGAGATCGGCTTCGGCATGGGCGAGGCGACCGCGCGCATGGCCGCCGACGACCCGGACACCGGGATACTCGCCGCCGATGTCCACACGCCGGGACAGGGGAACCTGCTGCGGCTCGCCGAGCGGAACGGGCTGTCCAACATCCGCGTGGCCAACGGCGACGCGATCATCCTGCTGCGGGAGATGCTGCCGCCCGGGTCGCTGGCCGGGATCCGCGTCTACTTCCCCGACCCGTGGCCCAAGAAGCGCCACCACAAACGGCGGCTGATCCAGCCCGAGTTCCTCGACCTGGTCGCGCCCCGGCTGAAGCCCGGCGCCGTACTGCACTGCGCGACCGACTGGGAGCCGTACGCCGAGCAGATGCTCGACGTGCTGACCGCGCACCCGGCCTACGAGAACACCTCCCCCGGCACCGGTTACGCGCCGCGGCCCGATTTCCGGCCGCTCACCCGGTTCGAGGGCCAGGGCCTGGAGAAGGGGCATGCCGTACGCGACCTGCTCTTCCGCCGGGTCGCGGACGGCGCGGCGGCGGCGTAG
- the lhgO gene encoding L-2-hydroxyglutarate oxidase — MKTDGSGRVGGRGYDCDVLVIGGGIVGLSTAYALTRAAPGTRVTVLEKEPGPARHQTGHNSGVIHSGVYYRPGSLKARYAIKGAAEMVKFCAEYGIAHEVTGKLIVATGRDELPRLHALVQRGRENGIPVRELGPAQIMEYEPEVRGLAAIHVGTTGVCDFGAVAARLADSAEASGATVRYGAEVTVVDRREWGVAVRTAAGEVVRARALVNCAGLQCDRVARLAGDDPGMRIVPFRGEYFELARPGLVRGLVYPVPDPAFPFLGVHLTRGVDGGVHVGPNAVPALAREGYSWSAVRPREMAGTLGWPGSWRIARRHWRYGAGELKRSLSKRAFATAVRRLLPAVTDADLRPATAGVRAQAVLRDGTLADDFLIRRAPRTVHVLNAPSPAATAALPIGREVARRALSMLKDADGA; from the coding sequence GTGAAGACAGACGGCTCGGGCCGCGTGGGCGGCCGTGGCTACGACTGCGACGTGCTGGTGATCGGCGGCGGCATCGTCGGTCTCTCGACGGCCTACGCCCTCACCCGGGCCGCCCCGGGGACCCGTGTGACGGTCCTGGAGAAGGAGCCGGGCCCCGCGCGGCACCAGACGGGGCACAACAGCGGAGTCATCCACAGCGGTGTGTACTACCGCCCCGGATCCCTCAAGGCGCGCTACGCGATCAAGGGCGCGGCGGAGATGGTCAAGTTCTGCGCGGAGTACGGCATCGCGCACGAGGTCACCGGCAAGCTCATCGTCGCCACCGGCCGGGACGAGCTGCCCCGGCTGCACGCCCTGGTCCAGCGCGGCAGGGAGAACGGCATTCCGGTACGGGAGCTGGGCCCGGCGCAGATCATGGAGTACGAGCCGGAGGTGCGCGGCCTGGCCGCGATCCATGTCGGCACGACCGGGGTGTGCGACTTCGGGGCCGTCGCGGCGCGGCTCGCCGATTCGGCGGAGGCGTCCGGCGCGACCGTGCGGTACGGCGCGGAGGTCACCGTCGTCGACCGGCGGGAGTGGGGTGTCGCGGTCCGTACGGCCGCCGGTGAGGTGGTCAGGGCCCGCGCCCTCGTCAACTGCGCGGGGCTCCAGTGCGACCGGGTGGCCCGGCTCGCGGGCGACGATCCGGGGATGCGGATCGTCCCGTTCCGGGGTGAGTACTTCGAGCTGGCCCGGCCCGGACTCGTCCGTGGTCTGGTCTATCCGGTGCCGGATCCGGCCTTTCCGTTCCTGGGGGTGCATCTGACGCGCGGAGTCGACGGCGGCGTCCATGTCGGCCCCAACGCGGTGCCCGCGCTGGCCCGCGAGGGCTACTCCTGGTCCGCCGTGCGCCCCCGTGAGATGGCGGGCACACTCGGCTGGCCCGGCTCCTGGCGGATAGCCCGCAGACACTGGCGGTACGGCGCGGGCGAGCTGAAGCGCTCGCTGTCCAAGCGCGCCTTCGCCACCGCCGTACGCCGGCTGCTGCCCGCCGTGACGGACGCCGACCTGCGCCCCGCGACCGCCGGCGTGCGCGCCCAGGCGGTGCTGCGCGACGGCACGCTGGCCGACGACTTCCTGATCCGGCGCGCACCGCGCACGGTCCATGTGCTCAACGCCCCGTCGCCGGCGGCGACGGCCGCGCTGCCGATCGGCCGCGAGGTGGCGAGGCGTGCGCTGTCGATGCTGAAGGACGCGGACGGGGCGTAG
- a CDS encoding sporulation protein: MSRELRGPNEKLGTVLALAGISNAGLARRVNDLGSQRGLTLRYDKTSVARWVSKGMIPQGAAPHLIAAAIGSKLGRPVPLHEIGLADADPAPEVGLAFPRDVGEAVRSATDLYRLDLAGRRAGSGGIWQSLAGSFAVSAYATPASRWLISPADSSVARDAAMAEAARRAHTAHGGPGLTPPPASALTPATAGPGAPGADAGGELSPLRVGHSDVAKLREAAADARRWDSKYGGGDWRSSMVPECLRVDAAPLLLAAYSDEVGRGLFGATAELTRLAGWMAFDTGQQEAAQRYYIQALRLARAAADVPLGGYVLASMSLQATYRGFADEGVDLAQAALERNRGLATARTMSFFRLVEARAHAKAGDAAAAGAALKAAEGWLERSRAGDADPSWLGFYSYDRFAADAAECYRDLKAPRQMRRFTEQALSRPTEEFARSHGLRLVVSAVAELESGNLDAACAAGTRAVEVAGRISSARTTEYVRDLLHRLEPYGDEPRVAELRERARPLLVAPA, translated from the coding sequence ATGTCCAGGGAGCTACGCGGGCCGAACGAGAAGCTCGGCACCGTTCTCGCCCTCGCGGGAATCAGCAACGCCGGGCTCGCCCGGCGGGTCAACGACCTCGGGTCGCAGCGCGGTCTGACGCTTCGATACGACAAAACCTCAGTGGCGCGGTGGGTTTCGAAGGGGATGATTCCGCAGGGTGCGGCGCCCCATCTGATCGCCGCGGCCATCGGCTCCAAGCTGGGCCGGCCCGTACCACTGCACGAAATCGGCCTGGCCGACGCCGATCCGGCGCCTGAGGTGGGTCTCGCCTTCCCGCGCGACGTGGGTGAGGCGGTGCGGTCGGCGACCGATCTGTACCGGCTGGACCTGGCGGGCCGGCGGGCGGGCAGCGGCGGCATCTGGCAGTCGCTGGCCGGTTCCTTCGCGGTCAGCGCATATGCCACGCCCGCCTCACGGTGGCTGATATCGCCCGCCGACTCGTCCGTCGCGCGGGACGCGGCGATGGCCGAGGCGGCGCGCAGAGCGCACACGGCGCACGGCGGACCGGGGTTGACCCCGCCGCCGGCGTCGGCGCTCACACCCGCCACGGCGGGTCCCGGCGCCCCCGGGGCCGACGCCGGTGGCGAGCTGTCGCCCCTGCGCGTGGGCCACAGCGATGTCGCCAAGCTCCGCGAGGCGGCGGCCGACGCCCGGCGCTGGGACTCCAAGTACGGCGGCGGGGACTGGCGTTCGTCGATGGTCCCCGAGTGCCTGCGGGTCGACGCGGCGCCGCTGCTGCTCGCCGCGTACAGCGACGAGGTCGGCCGCGGCCTCTTCGGCGCGACCGCCGAACTGACCAGGCTGGCCGGGTGGATGGCCTTCGACACCGGTCAACAGGAGGCGGCGCAGCGGTACTACATCCAGGCGCTGCGCCTGGCCCGCGCGGCGGCGGACGTGCCGCTCGGCGGTTATGTGCTGGCCTCGATGTCGCTCCAGGCGACGTACCGCGGCTTCGCCGACGAGGGCGTCGACCTGGCCCAGGCCGCGCTCGAACGCAACCGGGGGCTCGCGACGGCCCGCACCATGAGCTTCTTCCGGCTGGTCGAGGCACGCGCGCACGCGAAGGCGGGCGACGCGGCGGCGGCCGGGGCCGCGCTCAAGGCGGCGGAGGGCTGGCTGGAGCGCTCCCGCGCGGGCGACGCGGATCCCAGCTGGCTGGGCTTCTACTCGTACGACCGCTTCGCCGCCGACGCCGCCGAGTGCTACCGCGACCTGAAGGCGCCGCGGCAGATGCGGCGCTTCACGGAGCAGGCGCTGTCCCGGCCGACCGAGGAGTTCGCGCGGTCGCACGGGTTACGCCTGGTGGTGAGCGCGGTCGCCGAGCTGGAGTCCGGCAATCTGGACGCGGCGTGCGCGGCGGGTACCCGTGCCGTGGAGGTGGCGGGACGGATCTCGTCGGCGCGCACGACGGAGTACGTACGTGATCTGCTGCACCGGCTGGAGCCGTACGGCGACGAGCCGAGGGTCGCGGAGCTGCGGGAGCGGGCCCGTCCGCTGCTGGTGGCGCCCGCGTAG
- a CDS encoding asparagine synthase-related protein: MRWLVGWSSIAASFGTAGSVGDQSEGRTVHPVGSQLLWGDPDPLWAVGDWRDDEVRVVSVDPFTRLAVFGCCGATDEQLKVGLFAARGGALRHLTAWPGSYTAVAQIGRRITVAGDLAGARPVFHTPWASGTAYATAALPLADLIEAQLDIGHLAALLACPETPEALRDSTPYAGVKRVPPGHALVLREGSREITGYEQVASLAVAAPQADPERAVEGVRDALVEAVRARLLAPRHAPEAAPPDPGPVPGMGPADRRAARGGPVPGIGADLSGGSASGTLALLAAGLPGAPGTVLGHGTGAGERLLAVTFNDLATGGREAELERARAMASNPRLHHVVVAAGEEALPYAELEGPLTDEPGPSLVTAERHRRRLAAGSADHFTGAGAREVLDAHPARLADLLIDRRRRDLLRPTTALAKAQGPTAGSLFVPLTVYRAARRLARTPYRTGLEEAAARLPGAHRERDAPAADGPLGASLAALTWSRPGPAARWLTGEALAEVSVRLTSAAIRPTSVQRPGEARARAALARHAADHRIFEQAAEIRSQRLHAPFFDNQVVRACRALPESLRVQPGARADVLRAVLAGAGIHDLPPGWGATTHATSAAATRTGMRAAVGDLIALFDAPLLADAGLIEARVVRKALRKAAEGEPIPLDGIADLVSTELWLRRLLSRRGTCWTGTAAPRQRAVAGGVVPRRPTLHP; encoded by the coding sequence ATGCGCTGGTTGGTGGGGTGGAGCAGTATCGCCGCGAGCTTCGGCACGGCGGGCTCCGTGGGCGATCAGTCCGAGGGCCGTACGGTCCACCCCGTCGGCTCCCAACTCCTGTGGGGCGACCCGGATCCGCTCTGGGCCGTCGGCGACTGGCGGGACGACGAGGTCCGTGTCGTCAGCGTCGACCCCTTCACCCGGCTCGCCGTGTTCGGCTGCTGCGGAGCCACCGACGAACAGCTGAAGGTGGGTCTGTTCGCCGCCCGCGGCGGCGCCCTGCGCCATCTCACCGCCTGGCCCGGCAGTTACACGGCGGTCGCCCAGATCGGCCGCCGGATCACCGTCGCCGGCGACCTCGCGGGCGCGAGACCCGTCTTCCACACGCCGTGGGCGAGCGGCACCGCGTACGCCACCGCCGCCCTGCCACTCGCCGACCTCATCGAGGCGCAGCTCGACATCGGGCACCTCGCGGCGCTGCTCGCCTGCCCCGAAACCCCAGAGGCGCTGCGCGACTCCACGCCGTACGCGGGCGTCAAACGCGTCCCGCCCGGCCACGCGCTCGTCCTGCGCGAGGGCTCCCGCGAGATCACCGGGTACGAACAGGTCGCCTCGCTCGCCGTCGCCGCGCCCCAGGCCGACCCCGAACGGGCCGTCGAGGGAGTCAGGGACGCCCTCGTCGAAGCCGTACGGGCCAGACTCCTGGCGCCGCGTCACGCACCCGAGGCCGCACCGCCCGACCCCGGACCCGTGCCGGGCATGGGGCCGGCCGACCGGCGCGCCGCCCGCGGCGGACCCGTCCCCGGCATCGGCGCCGACCTCTCCGGCGGCAGCGCCTCGGGCACGCTCGCCCTGCTCGCCGCCGGACTGCCCGGCGCGCCCGGCACCGTCCTCGGCCACGGCACCGGCGCGGGCGAACGGCTCCTCGCCGTCACCTTCAACGACCTGGCCACCGGCGGGCGCGAGGCCGAACTGGAACGGGCCCGCGCCATGGCCTCCAACCCCCGGCTGCACCATGTGGTGGTCGCGGCGGGCGAAGAGGCCCTGCCGTACGCCGAGTTGGAAGGCCCGCTGACCGACGAGCCCGGCCCCTCCCTCGTCACCGCCGAACGTCACCGCCGCCGGCTCGCCGCGGGCAGCGCCGACCACTTCACCGGGGCCGGGGCCCGCGAGGTGCTGGACGCGCACCCCGCGCGCCTGGCCGACCTGCTGATCGACCGGCGCCGCCGCGACCTGCTGCGGCCGACCACTGCGCTCGCCAAGGCCCAAGGGCCCACGGCGGGCTCGCTGTTCGTGCCGCTGACCGTCTACCGCGCGGCCCGCCGCCTGGCCCGTACGCCCTACCGCACCGGCCTCGAAGAGGCGGCCGCGCGACTGCCCGGCGCCCACCGCGAACGCGACGCGCCCGCCGCCGACGGGCCGTTGGGCGCTTCCCTCGCCGCGCTCACCTGGTCGCGGCCCGGACCGGCGGCGCGCTGGCTCACGGGCGAGGCCCTGGCTGAAGTATCGGTTCGTCTTACCTCGGCGGCGATCCGCCCCACGTCCGTCCAGCGGCCCGGAGAGGCCCGCGCACGGGCCGCGCTGGCCCGGCACGCCGCCGACCACCGGATCTTCGAGCAGGCCGCCGAGATCCGCAGCCAGCGGCTCCACGCGCCGTTCTTCGACAACCAGGTCGTACGGGCCTGCCGCGCGCTCCCCGAATCGCTACGGGTCCAGCCCGGCGCCCGCGCCGACGTCCTGCGCGCGGTCCTCGCGGGGGCGGGCATCCACGACCTGCCGCCGGGCTGGGGCGCCACGACCCACGCGACGTCGGCCGCCGCGACCCGCACCGGGATGCGGGCGGCCGTCGGTGACCTGATCGCCTTGTTCGACGCGCCCCTGCTGGCCGACGCCGGGCTGATCGAGGCACGCGTGGTGCGCAAGGCGCTGCGCAAGGCGGCCGAGGGCGAACCGATCCCGCTGGACGGCATCGCCGACCTCGTCTCCACGGAACTGTGGCTCAGACGCCTGCTGTCCCGCCGCGGCACCTGCTGGACGGGCACGGCGGCCCCGCGCCAGCGCGCGGTCGCGGGAGGCGTGGTCCCACGCCGCCCGACGCTGCACCCCTAG